ACGGTGTCTGTTGTGCTGGTGGTGTTCGAAACCGTCTTGCGGAACTGTGGGAACACAATGGAGCACACTGCACAGGCTGTGAAGAGCAAGAGCAGTATAAAGACAAGTACGCGGCAGCACTTCATTGTCGCTGATGTTCTGTTGAGCTGCACTGTAACGCGGCTCCAGATTAGCTTTGGTTGcttgggggaggaggtggggtaATCAAGAGGTGAAGGGCAGGTTGCGGTTGCCGTGTCAGGATAAAGTTCAGCTTTGAGAGacacgaaaaggaaagggggttGACAGGAACGAGAGACTGTCAAAGAATGAAGGTGAATGTAGAAGTGTCTTATATGGGCTGGCGCGAGTGAATCAGTTGGTCGTTGAAAGTGAAAGGAGAATGAAGCGATTGAGAACAGCAGTAGAGCAAAGATGGATGGTCAAGTCCAGCAACCCCGAGGCAGTGCTTCTTAgagtgaaagggaaagggaagctGAGAAGCTAGGAGAGAAGGCCAAAGGTGCGGCCACAGTCGCAGAACACTGCTCGCACCCTGCCCTGTAGACAGTGTCCATTTCCCTTAGGTGCTTAATCGCGATGCTGTTGCGCTCAGGTCCAATGACGAATTACGTCTCTTCGGCATCGGTGGGTCTCTTTCGGAGAGGGCAtgtgagcacacacacacacaccatggcgccgcctgctccgcTCACCCTGCTGGTGCTACAGTGCAGTCGACTTGTCCGTGGATGAGATACTCCACACATCACGGCGGATACTCTTCATTCTCGCTGGAAGAAGGTGCATTAGagctcgtttttttttctctgcgtcCTTTGTGTGGCCCTCAGCGCGCCCTGAAGTGCACTGGCACGTacgtgcgggtgtgcgtgccAGTGCAtagcgaaagagaaggggggagaggggcaagCGAGGACaacaagggaaagaaggTGCGTTTCACAGCGtcgaggaggaaaaagctccccccccccccaaacaaCATGTAAATAAGTCAAAGTACTCTACCAGTAAGAGATGCAGATGATGGCCGGCGACAGCAACAGGGTGAGGACTGACGCCTGGGAAGAAGAATAGGGGGGCGAGGGCGGGGGCGGACGAGGTgagggaagcgagaaggaaagggagcgCGAAAGAATCCACacagcgacacgcacacgcacacgcacagctaCCTAAGAAGACTACGAAGGACGTCCTCATCGACATCCCCCATCACCGCAACAGCAAGCACAGAGGGCGAAAAAagtagagagaaaaagagacagGCCGTTCACTTAGCGCAAGCGTGGAGGCCCCGGGGAGTGTGAGGTGCAAAATCCTCGGGAGCGAAGAGAATAGCGGATGTGCCACTTTCGACGTCCATGCGACGGCATGAGCGTCACCATGCCAACAACGGCAACAATGTCCACCACTCTAGCAGTAGTAgcaaggaaggaaaaagaaaaactgAATAGAAAATGAATGATACACACTATATAGACatacacgtgtgtgggtgtgcccgCGAATTGCCAGCCAACTGTGTAGCGTAGTGAGTGTCCGGTAATCCCTGCCACCCTTTAACCTTTCTTCCGTCTCACGCTCGCTATACGCGCATCCGTCTATACTTGGATGCGCAAAGGGGGGGAACAACCCCGTTGGCTGAGGCCAGGCACACCGACACTGACACTGATGCGTatgaaagaagaagaagaggatgagAGGTCGAGAGAAAGGATAAGAGTGGGCAAATAAGCGTCAGCCTCCTGTTCGCCTTCGCAAAGGTGTCGGGGCTTCTCTCAGTTCGGAGAAGAGCATCAAGGAAGCAaagcaagcgagaggaaCAAGTGCCGATGATCGGGACGGGGTGGCacaaaaggaaaggggggctGTGCGGTGACATCACCGCCCCCTGTGACGAAGAACACAACCCAAATTCAGCTGAGCAACGTGACGGCCACCTCATCGGGAATCCCCAGCCGACACGACTAACAACTACGCACTACAAACGCGCAACGCACGAGGAGTGGACACAAAAATGGTTcagtgaagagagagtgagtgagtgacGCCTCCAGTACGTACGGCGGATAAAGGAGGCCGACGTGCCAGCGTCACAGTAGGTGTGGGGTAGGTGCGtcgggggggagggggggtacaCACAGATGCTTTGAGGTGGACGTGGACGGCACCGGTGCCCCACGATCCCTCCcacgtcccccctccctcccccagaACAAAACAACAGAAGATTGATGCTTGGTCTTCCACTTTTAGCTTCGAGAGATGCTCAGGTCACCATCGCTGCGCCCGCTGTCGCCGGGGTTCTTTGGGTGGCTCTCCCCCGCATGAAACTCAGTCAACGGCtggcagccacagcagaaACCAATCACCTGAATCATGACCATTAGCAAGAAGCcgcccgcagcggcgcacaagAGGATGAAGCCCTCCGCAAGGTGGTACCCATCCTTCTGTGGGGACTTTTCGAACGCCGTAGGATCGTTTACGCAGAAGTCGTGGGTGTATACGTACGTTGTCacgcccaccaccgccactgccgacGCCATGGCAAAGGAGGTCAGCAAGAGAGTGACGACGCCAATGGAGACGTTGTAGCCGGCCGTCGTCCAGCAGGCGATCACGAGGCATGCGACACCGCTGATtccggcggcagcaacggaAAGGGCCGACAAAGCAACGTAGAGCACTCTAGCCTGTTGGCACGCCAGGTTGTGTGTGTAGTAGCGCATTATTAGCTCCCCCGAGGagccggtggaggtggtggtgttggtCGACTCCTTATACCAAAATCTCACCGTATGCCTCGCCTCGACAGGGTCGCTCGTCACCTTACGGAATATGGGGAAGAGTATCGAGCACGTCATGCACGCCGTGAAGGTGAtcacgaggagcagcacgaTAATACGATAGGAGAGCATTGCGCAATGCGATGGAGACGTAAGGTACAGAGAACAATGACAGTGGCGAGGTGGGGGGGAGTCAACTGGCGAAGGGGTGcggagaacagagaaagacaaagaGACGGAGATGTGACAGGGACGAGAAGGGGATGTCTGCAAAGGTGCtggtgggcgtgcgtgtgtagcaGTCGGCAGTAAGTGCCAGTTGCGGCCAATGCACATGCAAgccgcagagagagagagagagaggtgaggaagaggaagagacggaggtgaagaagggcggcacacacatacacacaacagccgcagcacctccaccagcgccCACAACGCGGTGAGTGAAGTACGAGGATGCCTgcttgctttttttctcctttgggAGCGTTGGTCTCATCCGAGGAACGAGAGGTCTGTCGCGTGGCtgcaagggagagaagccacAACGAGAGGCGCGGCCATCAACGGGGTGGGGGTAGCCATTCCCCGAAATATGCTGCCAGGTGCACAGGACTTTGCTCACTTCACGCTTACACGATTTACTCATGTAGTAGTGCCAGGGCGAGTCTGCCATGCCCTTGTATATCGGGTCCTCGCACCACTGTGAGTAGTGCAGGTTATTCACGGGTGTTCAACAAATCAGCgcacggcgacagcgcctGCAACcaccttcaccgcctcccccccccccagcccCACCACGGGCCAGCAGTGATGGCACGTTGATTCGTGGCAACAAGAGACGTTGACGttacctctttttttccctgtcGTTGGTCTGCTCATCTGTAGGCCCCTTGCGCTGTTACTCTCTTCGTGGCCAGCTGTTAGCGgctcgccctctctcactctcccaTCGAgaggtaggggagggggatacCTGCTCCTTTGTAGATCCTCTCGCCCATGCCAACTCGTTGGAGGCAAGCACTtgcaacacacacccacacagcgTACtttgcaggaggagggggagagggggcatCGTCGCTGCCACCATTAACCGCccgcagagaggggagcgcgGCGACATGCGTCTCACTGACTTCTCCTCatcacacacgtacacacaccgCCTCGGTGCGCCGCGCGCTTTTTCGTGCTTAGCCGTCGctcacctcctgcagcgccccCATCACGCATGACCCGGCACGCCCGTGGACGTTGTGCTCCGTCATCAGTAGCTGACACTCCACCTTGACTGGCACAAAGTCGAGGGCGTTGTTCGGCGCACCtgaagcagcaccgacaccagcagcggacgccacagccgcagtgCTCCACCAGCGACGGGCACAGAACTGCCTCGAGTTCCCAAGGATGGTGCGGCCGCGCTGCGCAAGCAAGTCGATGatctccttcttctccagctgcgtCATCACCGGCCGTGGCAAGGAGAAGTGCAGAATTAGGTCCACGTCGGTGCAGTGTTGCACATCACGAGCCACGCGAGGATCGGCCAGCTGCGCATCcgtcagcaccagcacctccgctcCGGACGTTCGGAACAGCTCTGCTCGTTCTGTCacccgcaccaccgcagcgtgtgtgtcgtgcTCATGATCGCCGAGAAGACCCTGGAGCTgtgtcaccaccagcgcctgcTCACGACGAGCGGAACAGATGaccaccacacgcgcaccctGTCTTCCACGGTGAGCCGCGAACACAGAAACGTCTCCGTCGCGTGTCGCATGGCTGTCGGCTGAAGACATGTGCTCGGTGATGATAGAAAATAGGTGCGCCACCTTGGCTGCGTCGATGTCGCTTCCAGAGATGCGGGGGCGTCCTGCGTTGCCGCTGTTCGGTGGAGAAGCAGCCACCGGTACCTCCACCGGTACCGCACGCACTTGCACGTTCATCATCGCCCATACCGACGCGTCGCGCTGATCAAAGTGCACGAGTCGCTCCCCTGCGTCTGGTATGACGGTGCTGTCGAGGAAGCCGCGCACCTCGCGACCCATGCGATCAGCTGTCACCACGAACTGGCACTCCACATCCAGCGCATTCACCAACGACAGCCACCATGAATGAAGAAAAGATTCCTTCAGCGGCGGCATGAGCGCCCTTTCGAGGTTGGCGAACAACGCCACGCGCACATGCTCCAGTGGCGGCAGGGCTGACGCCTCCCCCTGCACCATTCCGAGCACCGTCTGCAGGGCTTGATAGGTGGtgatcagcagcggcacgcgctggcgcagcataTCTGACCGTTCCGCTGTAGGGTCTTCCTCAGCCACTTCTTGCAGCCTCTCGGCAGCCATGGCCAGCTCCTcgacgacagcgccgtcggCGAAGGGGGTCACCGGCGCCTCCGTTGACACAGCAGGCGGCGCCCCAGTGTCTAGCGCAAGAACGCGCAGCTCGTCACCCGTCGGCGGTGCTAAACTGTCATCAAGCGCCAGTGGCAGAGCTGCCTCCGCGTTGGTGAGCATCAAAGGAGGCGGTCCTGAGAGACGACAAcgaagagaggaagtgggCGAGGTGACTGCGGAAGGCGAGGAGCAGGGCGAAAATGAAGCGCTGCTCGTGACCTCGTCGTGCCGGCctcggtggctgctgctacggtggtggcgatgacgaCTGCTCCAGCGACGGGGCAGACGctcgtcgctgcggccgtGACGTAGGTGACTGTGGCTGCGGCtactgctgtggtggtgatggctgctgcttcttcgatggcagctgcgccgccgcgagtCCCGCTCCTTGTCATCAGCTGGCCGCCTGTCCTTGACACGGACATCACCGTCAACTTCACTGTGACGGTGGTGACGAtggtggcggccgccgccgcttgcGCTCCTCCCCAGTTgactctccgcctcctctcctcgaTCACTGTGGTCGCCGTGCCGGCTGTGACGACAATGGCGGTGGCTGGAGTATGACGAATGTTTCTCACAACGACCCTCTCGCCTGGTCTCTTCGGTGTCGCTCTCGAGCTCGTCGCGCTCActgcggtggcgatggtggcggcgatgcgTGCAGGAAGACCACTTCTCGCCACGCTGCTTGCTGGCATCGTCaccactctcctcctcgtcttccgaGTGCCGTCTCCGCTTTGGTTTAGCATCTCCGCCGCTCGCACGCTCCCCAGCCGAGCCCTGCGCAGCTCCGGAGGCCACTGCAGGGAGCACTGCATCCATCACGAGGGCCGCCAGCTCTGCAAGAGCAGGTGCTGTCGCCTCTGCTTGAAGAACAGCAGAATCGGACTGCGTGGGGTCAGTCGGTAGCAGCGCCGGAGCACAGACAGCGCCGGTGGCACTGACCGTGTCAGTAATGAAGGgaagcgacagcggcggcccaATAAAGCGGCGACCGTTGGTGATCTCGGAGAAAGCGGGCATCATACCGACGTGGCCGAGAGCGTCGCTAGGGTAGGCGCCCTTGCCGGGGTCCAgtgccgctggcggctgcTCAGCCGTAGGTACCTCCAGTAGCGGAGAGAGTGCAACTTCATCCTTCTGAAAAGTATATAGAGCAAATGCCGCAGGACCGAAGACAGACTCTAGCCAGTGCGCCGCGGAGAGCACCTCTGAGTAGGACGACAAGACAATCAACGCACGCGGAGTCGGTGGCGatgcaggagaggaggcagcagcgggatCTGCTGGAGCTGGGTGAGCGTCTGCCGCATCCCCGGTGCTCTCCGTTGCCTCCTTCTGCTTAACCCCTGCCTTGGCGGGAAAAGCGCATGCGGGCTCCTCAGCCACAGCTGGCGACCTATCGGCCGATGCCTCCCCTTCACCCTccgctggcgctggaggagcttcGGTCtcttcggcggcgctggggtCGGCGTTGCTAGTAAATGCCAGAACGTTGGCGCCagtggagagcagcgccgctgtgcgctTGCCGATGCCGCGCGGACCGCTGAGAAGCACATGGTCGccaagaaggagagcaggGAGGGCAATCTGCTGCAACccccgaagcagcagctgtgccggCTGAGTCACCGCATGATCATCCACCCTACGCTGCGAATCGGTGGAAAACAAATAAGCCGAGCGCGATACGTTTGGCTCTGCTGCACCATTGACATTTCCCTCGTCAGCACCGAGCACCGAGCCCTGCAGCTGGTACTGCTCTGTGGCTCCCCAGTAAGAGATCGAAGGGTCGCCGATGTTGGCTGCGCCTGGGTGACTCTCCATGTAGCCCtgctcaccgccgccgcggagtAGGTTTCCGGCGaaagcgccgccacgaccgccaccacgacctcctcgtcctccccATATACCACCGCGCCCGTCACCACTGCCCCGATTACGCTGCTGACGAGAACTGCTGTGTGCCGCGTTTCGCAAAATGGAGGAGAGACCGGCCTCAACGAgggggtgcagctgcgcatcgcgcaccgtcaacagcggcggcactaGCATCGACACCGGACGCGAGGCACTGATGCTGTGCAACGACAAGAAGACGGAGAGGAACTCGCCAGAAAAGAAGTAGTCGAGCAGATACGTTGGCGGCACCCAGGAGGTGCGCGTGGTAAGCACCGCATCCTGCCGCGCCTCCGCCCCGTTCACGCCGCCATCGGCGCCCTCAccttcctcgtcgctctctGAAAAGTGGCTGAACGGGGACGACGATGGGGGTCGCTTCATCGCATCGCGCTGCGGCACTAGGCCTAGTCTGCCCTTGGCCTCAACTACCAACTCCAGCAGCGATTTCTGGGGCGGTTGCGTGTACGCATTGTCCGTGCTGGCACGCGTGAAGTGCGGAAAGGCAAAGTTCATGAGAGATGCGCGACCGATGctcaagagagagggagagagagaagtcgATGAATCCAGGCGCCAAAGATGGCGTTGTCGTCTAACTCGTGTCGACAGATGGGCACTTTAGGTGCGCCCAAGTcccgagggggggggggcgttggTCCCCACACGgttccacacacgcagagagagaacaaacaAACGTGAAGACAGACAAAAAAATGAGGGAatggagggcgaggagagaTGGCGAACAACGCATGCGTGTCTCCGTCAAGTACCGGGTCAGCGCGTACTGAAGATGGTGTGGCGGCGTGTTGTTGATGAGCACAAAATCACTCAGAGCAGAGACgtaggcacacacacacacatcacacatcacacacacgagcaaagaaggagagagagggcggcgcaGTCCGCCCgacgaccccccccccacacacacacacacacgcaagctTCCGAATTCGCTCTTGAACATCAGTGGATGCAAGCGCAGGTGACCTTTACTGACTCTACTCTTCCCTCAGTGACGGTTCGCGTCTGTAGGGCTGACACGACGGTGTGGTTGCCTGCGCAGTGAAGAAGCAGGGGTGTGCGCTTCCGGGTATCGTTCGCTTTTGGTATTGACCGTTTCCTCCGAAGTGTAGTTGTGGTTTGAGACCGCTGAGGCGTCTTTTTTCGTTCGTAATTGGGCGCATTCGGTCCCTCCACCTTCCTCGCTGGCTGCGctcccactcctccctcccgttcctccccctcctgaGCCTCCCCCCGGCACCCACTCCAACCCCCAGACATATGCTAGTGAGATGCAGCCTCTGGGGAAGAGAATGAAGACTGAGTGTACACTCCAAAGCACTGAGAAGAGACGcactggaggagggaggcctATGCGTGCAACcacacgaggaggagatggcgtgagaaaagcaaaaggacgaagaagaggagagaggacaggGAGCTGCCAGAAGACACCGGAggcagcaagagaagaacaagagagaacgaggagatCACAACTCGCGACATTGTGGGAGTGGAATAAATTacaagagagcgagcgagcgtgTCTATTGATCAAAAATAAGCAAATATTGGCGAAGGAGTGGAATGGGGTGGCTATGGCGGAGGAAGCCGCTGCAAGTACGTGAGAAGAGTCAGCAGGAGACGAGAGGAGTGGTGCACTGGAGCaacgcaaaggagaaaagaaaggtCGCTTGCCTCGGTGTCTCGACTGTGCACACGCTCACAGATGCAGGCGCATGCACACGAGCTACGCAGTTCCTATGCTACCAGGCCTCAACCCTCACgctacctccccccctcctccatccctATTCCCGAACTCCTTCGCCGACCGCTCCGACACCTTCAGCTtcccctctcaccctcttgctcagctgctcgccctccccctctctacgATCCACAGTGGAGCGAAAAAAGCCCCATGGAAGCACCCTCCCAAGCGAATGCATTACGCCTTCACGGCTGTGCCCTTTTCGTTAATGTAAAACCCGCGACCCTCACTGACTTGCACCCGGCGATGATGGTGTGCGGTCTGGCCTAATCCGCTTTCCGCCTTCCTCGATAAGCATTACACGCAGCCTCCAGCCGCGGCCCCACCGCTCGCCCTCCCCCATGAATACGCGCCAAGCCCACGTCATGAGAAAGGTGGACAACAACGACGCAGAAGCACCGGCAAACCCGTCAGCctggggggcgggggaaggtgtacacacagagaaagagagagaccaagAGGCACCAAAATCCATACGACCGTCGTCCGCCTcgctttctcccccccctctcccccacctcccctccacacacacacagagaacagcgagagaaaaggaggagggacaggaaaggggaaaggcggGCACCTCCGAAGAGAAGTCCCCCTATATGCGCCCTCACTGTCACTGGTCATCAGCGTCAATCCAACGTCAGCACAGCCGCCCTCACGAGCTGACACTCAACGACGTACATGATAATGGAAAACAGCAGTCAAGCGGCGAAAGCGCAGGCCTGCGACTCTCCGCCAGAGGACCTTCTCTGCCCTTTTACTCCGGGGAACGTTGCAGgtttgggtgtgtgtctgggGAACGAATCAGCACGCCATCGTCCAGCGGGGTCTGGTGGCGACTGCTAATGAGCCTGAGGACGTTGTCACTGATTTTATCCAGCGAGTCGGTGCCGACGTGGACTTCGCCACGCTCCGGGCACTCGATTAGCTCAAACAAAAGTGGTGAGTTGTCAAACGGGCCATCGTGGAAGGTGGTGGCCTGCAGGATGGTCGCCGTGGCAGCGTTGTAGGGCACCCCCATCATGTTCATGTCAGCCAAGACTTTTAGCGCCATGCGATACGAGTgggcgtgctgctcgccgccgATACGGAAAATGTTTGCGAGGTCGTTACAGACGGCCGTGCTGAAGGCGTCCGCCACGGCGGCACTTAGAGCGTCTTTGCACTTCTTCatgcgcgcctgcgccttcgcctgctcctctttctgctggTCGAGGTAATCCTGCTTGAAGGCCGAGAGGCCACGCTTCAGCACGTCCTTAATGTGGAAGCTCGTGAGCTCGTGGTGCTTGTACTCCCTGTGCATCATGCGGATGGGGTACATCGTCTCTTCATAGAAGCTGACGAGCGACTTGACATCCCTCCAGTTTGTCTCGCAGAACTTCTTGAGGGCACCAGGGATAGGCTGCAACTTGCACGGGTCTCCCGAGAATTGGCTCGCCACCAGCTGCTCGATGCTGCCGTAGTCCACCTCATCCGTGATCGTGGCAATGAGTGAAGCAAAGCGTGTGCGGGCAAGGTCCATCTCCGTGAAGGCCACCAGCCGTGGATTGCACGCCTTCTCCAGAATGGCGACAGGCACCTTGTtggctgccgccaccgcctccttaGATACAGCGCTACCCAGTTTCTCGGCTGTGGTCGCCGGCGTCGAGttctgcagcacagcaacgCTGTGCACCGCACGTGTGGCTGGGCTAGCCGCCATGCACGCGGCGGTCCTCCAGGCAAGGCGACGCAGCATCATTGTAGCGAGTCAACGCGCACGTGTAAGAAGAGGCGTGCCACACGCTAACAGCTGAagcaaagcgaaagaagagcagcagcacagctaGGCCTTCCGCAGAAACGA
This genomic interval from Leishmania panamensis strain MHOM/PA/94/PSC-1 chromosome 16 sequence contains the following:
- a CDS encoding hypothetical protein (TriTrypDB/GeneDB-style sysID: LpmP.16.0500), translating into MLSYRIIVLLLVITFTACMTCSILFPIFRKVTSDPVEARHTVRFWYKESTNTTTSTGSSGELIMRYYTHNLACQQARVLYVALSALSVAAAGISGVACLVIACWTTAGYNVSIGVVTLLLTSFAMASAVAVVGVTTYVYTHDFCVNDPTAFEKSPQKDGYHLAEGFILLCAAAGGFLLMVMIQVIGFCCGCQPLTEFHAGESHPKNPGDSGRSDGDLSISRS
- a CDS encoding hypothetical protein (TriTrypDB/GeneDB-style sysID: LpmP.16.0520); translated protein: MMLRRLAWRTAACMAASPATRAVHSVAVLQNSTPATTAEKLGSAVSKEAVAAANKVPVAILEKACNPRLVAFTEMDLARTRFASLIATITDEVDYGSIEQLVASQFSGDPCKLQPIPGALKKFCETNWRDVKSLVSFYEETMYPIRMMHREYKHHELTSFHIKDVLKRGLSAFKQDYLDQQKEEQAKAQARMKKCKDALSAAVADAFSTAVCNDLANIFRIGGEQHAHSYRMALKVLADMNMMGVPYNAATATILQATTFHDGPFDNSPLLFELIECPERGEVHVGTDSLDKISDNVLRLISSRHQTPLDDGVLIRSPDTHPNLQRSPE
- a CDS encoding hypothetical protein (TriTrypDB/GeneDB-style sysID: LpmP.16.0510), translating into MNFAFPHFTRASTDNAYTQPPQKSLLELVVEAKGRLGLVPQRDAMKRPPSSSPFSHFSESDEEGEGADGGVNGAEARQDAVLTTRTSWVPPTYLLDYFFSGEFLSVFLSLHSISASRPVSMLVPPLLTVRDAQLHPLVEAGLSSILRNAAHSSSRQQRNRGSGDGRGGIWGGRGGRGGGRGGAFAGNLLRGGGEQGYMESHPGAANIGDPSISYWGATEQYQLQGSVLGADEGNVNGAAEPNVSRSAYLFSTDSQRRVDDHAVTQPAQLLLRGLQQIALPALLLGDHVLLSGPRGIGKRTAALLSTGANVLAFTSNADPSAAEETEAPPAPAEGEGEASADRSPAVAEEPACAFPAKAGVKQKEATESTGDAADAHPAPADPAAASSPASPPTPRALIVLSSYSEVLSAAHWLESVFGPAAFALYTFQKDEVALSPLLEVPTAEQPPAALDPGKGAYPSDALGHVGMMPAFSEITNGRRFIGPPLSLPFITDTVSATGAVCAPALLPTDPTQSDSAVLQAEATAPALAELAALVMDAVLPAVASGAAQGSAGERASGGDAKPKRRRHSEDEEESGDDASKQRGEKWSSCTHRRHHRHRSERDELESDTEETRREGRCEKHSSYSSHRHCRHSRHGDHSDRGEEAESQLGRSASGGGRHHRHHRHSEVDGDVRVKDRRPADDKERDSRRRSCHRRSSSHHHHSSSRSHSHLRHGRSDERLPRRWSSRHRHHRSSSHRGRHDEVTSSASFSPCSSPSAVTSPTSSLRCRLSGPPPLMLTNAEAALPLALDDSLAPPTGDELRVLALDTGAPPAVSTEAPVTPFADGAVVEELAMAAERLQEVAEEDPTAERSDMLRQRVPLLITTYQALQTVLGMVQGEASALPPLEHVRVALFANLERALMPPLKESFLHSWWLSLVNALDVECQFVVTADRMGREVRGFLDSTVIPDAGERLVHFDQRDASVWAMMNVQVRAVPVEVPVAASPPNSGNAGRPRISGSDIDAAKVAHLFSIITEHMSSADSHATRDGDVSVFAAHRGRQGARVVVICSARREQALVVTQLQGLLGDHEHDTHAAVVRVTERAELFRTSGAEVLVLTDAQLADPRVARDVQHCTDVDLILHFSLPRPVMTQLEKKEIIDLLAQRGRTILGNSRQFCARRWWSTAAVASAAGVGAASGAPNNALDFVPVKVECQLLMTEHNVHGRAGSCVMGALQEVSDG